A window of the Carassius gibelio isolate Cgi1373 ecotype wild population from Czech Republic chromosome B16, carGib1.2-hapl.c, whole genome shotgun sequence genome harbors these coding sequences:
- the popdc3 gene encoding popeye domain-containing protein 3: protein MDHLTENNLTAETLEYPVCSEWKENPEGSVFHLAHILLVLGFMGGSGFYGLLYMFSFLTLGFFCYSMWSWSDPCTTDSFSWTFALFAFCLAQVVHVSYRLRKVTFGKEFQDLYDYKFKKLGVSLTHFGKIVECCEGDVYTLDKDHCFAVEGKTSIDKLSVLISGRIRVTVNGEFLHYIYPFQFLDSPEWDSLRPSEEGVFQVTLRADNRCRYVVWRRKKLYLLFAQHRYIAKIFALLVRNDIAEKLFSLNDKAFDPHGFRYDLRLPNFCHGPEPEIGNTSESRPVLEQSETKPAERDS, encoded by the exons ATGGATCATTTGACAGAGAATAACTTGACAGCAGAGACTCTGGAATACCCAGTGTGCTCAGAATGGAAGGAAAACCCTGAAGGATCAGTGTTTCATCTCGCTCATATACTGCTGGTTTTGGGATTTATGGGAGGCAGCGGCTTTTATGGATTACTCTATATGTTCAGCTTTTTAACGCTGGGGTTCTTCTGTTACTCGATGTGGTCGTGGTCGGATCCCTGCACGACTGACTCGTTTTCGTGGACCTTCGCGCTTTTCGCCTTCTGTCTGGCACAAGTCGTTCATGTGTCGTACCGACTGCGCAAAGTCACTTTTGGTAAGGAGTTCCAGGATCTCTACGATTATAAGTTCAAAAAGCTTGGAGTCTCCTTAACGCATTTCGGAAAAATCGTGGAGTGCTGTGAGGGCGATGTCTATACTCTAGATAAAGACCACTGCTTCGCCGTGGAGGGAAAAACCTCCATCGACAAACTGTCAGTTCTCATCTCAGGCAG GATACGAGTGACGGTGAACGGGGAGTTTTTGCACTACATCTATCCATTTCAGTTCCTGGACTCTCCAGAGTGGGATTCCCTCAGACCTTCAGAAGAAGGGGTTTTTCAG GTCACGTTACGTGCAGATAACCGGTGCAGGTACGTGGTGTGGAGACGGAAGAAGCTCTATCTGCTGTTCGCGCAGCACCGCTACATCGCCAAGATCTTCGCGCTGCTGGTGCGCAATGACATCGCGGAGAAACTCTTCTCTCTCAACGACAAGGCTTTCGACCCCCACGGGTTCCGCTACGATCTCCGGTTACCAAACTTCTGTCACGGG